DNA sequence from the Candidatus Saccharibacteria bacterium oral taxon 488 genome:
CTTTTCCTGACGAGGGCCAGTGTTGAGGCCGTTAAGCACCTTGAATTGGTGCGCTGTCTCGAGTGGTACGTTCAATTTTTTCGCGATGTCAAGCGTCAATGTATTGCCACCAATGTTTAGACCACCGGTCACGCGAATTGCCGCATCAAGAATAGCGATATCGGTCGTCGCCGGGCCGATGTCAACGATGACTGTCGGCAGCGACCCCTCTTTGGTTCGCTCAAGCAGTCGTGCCACCGCATTGATACTCGGCTCAATCATCGCCACCTCAATACCGCACGATTCAACAATTGCCAGCTGCTCGTCAACAATCTTTTGTGGCACTGCGCACATCAATACCGATAAATTCTCTTTGCCGCGCTTGATAATCTGATGATCGACGTAGAGCGAATCAAGCGGCATCGGCACATACTGCTCGACCTCGAGATTCACCGCCTCCTCAATCTTATTTTCCTGCTTGATCGGCAGCGCAAAGGTGCGCGCGTATGTCTTGGTCGTCGGCAACCCCAGCACCACGCGGTTACTGCCAAGCCGTCCGACAATATTTTTTTCAAACATCTGATTGATCTTGCCGCAGAGATACTCTGCCCGGTCATCGCTCTCGTCCTTCGCCGGATCCAGCTCAATTGCGCCGTATCCATGCACCGTCATCCGTGCCATATCGACTGACATTACCCGAACGCCGGCCTTGTTAATATCAAGCCCGATGATCGGCTTTGACTTGTAGAAAATATTTGCCACTATCGTTTGCCCACATCTCTTCTTTTTGTTAAGTATAGCATAAGCATTTTGAAAAACCAACTACCCCTTAATTTGATTTGCTAATCCAGTAATCGGCATCATCACCGCCGCCGCGATCAAGCCGACCATACCACCCATAAAGACGATCATCACCGGCTCAATCGTCGAGCTCAAACCGCTAATCGCTGCATCGACCTCTTCCTCATAAAAATCCGCCACCTTGACCAGCACCTTATCCGTCTGGCCCGTCTCTTCACCGACCGCCAGCATCTGGCCAACGATTGGTGGATAGAGATCTTCGCGCTCATTGATAATCCGCGACAAGACCTCGCCATTCTTAATGCGCTTGGCAGCATCAAGCAATGAATCTTGATACACCGTGTTACCGACTGCCCGGGCCGTTACTTCCAGCGCCTCGAGTACCGACACACCCGCACCGATCAGCGCCGAGAAGGTACGGGTAAATCGCGCCACTGCCACCTTACGAATAATCTTACTGATGATCGGCGCTTTCAAGACAAAATGATGGAACTTAACCTTACCTTTGGGCGACTTGATATAGCGAAGAAGGACGTACACACCGCCAAATAACAGCGGGAAAATAATATACCAAAAACTTACCATAAACTGGCTGATACTCATCAGTATCTGCGTCAGGGCTGGTAGCTCCGCGTCCTCGCCCGCCAGATCCTTAATCGTCTTGCCAATCATTGGCAAGACAAAAATCATCAAACCAAAGAATGCCCCGATAGTGATGACGATCAGCACCATTGGATAGGTCATAGCGCTCTTGATCTTCTTTTTCATTGATGAGTTCTTTTCCTGCTGCAGGGCCAGGCGCTTCAAAATATCGTCCAAAATACCACCTGTTTCACCAGCACGCACCATGTTCACATACACATCACTGAAGGCCTCAGGGTGCTTACTCAGCGCATCAGCGAACGAGGTACCGCCTTCAATCTCCTTAGATACTGCATTCAAAATCTCACGAAAATGCGGACTTTCGGCGTGCTGGGCCATCGAGTTAAGCGACCTGAGGATCGGTACACCGGCAGACACCATGGTGCTAAGCTGCCTGGTAAAGCTAACCAGCTCCTCGGTCGGCACTGACTTCTTACCACCCCCAAAGCGAAGGCCCTTCTTTTCATCGCCAGCTTCCTTGAGGTCGACCAACTTCATACCCTGAGCTTGAATGAGCTGGATAGCACTGGCGCGGCTACTGGCTTCTAGCTCGCCGTTGATCGGCTGATTGTTATTTTTAGTTGCGATATATTTAAATTTTGTCATTTATTGCTCCCTTGTTGCTCTCAAAACTTCCTCTAGCGTTGTCACGCCACGCAGCGACTTAACGAAACCATCTGTCTGCATCGTTACCATTCCTTCAGTAATCGCCTGCTGCTGAATCTCATTACTGGTGGCGTTGGCAGTGATCATTTTTTGGATTGGAATCGAAATACCGAGGACTTCGTAAATACCAACGCGCCCCTTGAAACCATTATGACCGCACTCATCACAGCCCTCAGGATTTGGCCGCCACAAATATTGAATCGTCACGTCAGTCGAGCCGAGCGGTGTATTGCCACCAATCTTGTCAGCTGCCGCCTGCTGCTCCAGCGCGTGCAGCCGCTGCATCGAGCCCTGCTTGAGATTAAACATCTGGACGATGTAGGCGAGCTCTCCGGCGTCCGGCACATACTGCTGACGGCAGTGCATACACAACCGCCGCACCAAGCGCTGGCCGATCACCGCTTTGACCGTCGAAGCGATCAAGAACGGCTCAATTCCCATATCAAGGAGACGCGGCAGACAAGTGGCTGCGTTGTTGGTGTGGAGCGTCGAAAACACCAAGTGCCCGGTCAGCGCTGCCTGCACGCCCAGGTTGGCAGTTTCACCGTCGCGAATCTCACCAACCATGATGATGTTCGGGTCTTGACGGAGCAGTGCGCGCAGTCCTGAAGCGAAGGTCATGCCGGCTTTGGCGTTAGTCTGGGTTTGGTTGACCCCGGGGATCTTGTATTCAACCGGATCTTCAATGGTCGAGATATTCACATCTGGCGTATTAAGTTCTGATAGCACACTAAACAAGCTAGTCGACTTTCCCGAACCAGTTGGCCCGGTCACCAAGATCATGCCATTTGGTTGCGCCATAGCATCCTTGAGCGTACTCAGCGACAACCCCCAATAGCCGAGGCTATCAAGGGCAACTGCCTGGTTGGACTCGTCCAAAATACGCATGACGATTTTCTCGCCATCAGCGATTGGCAGCGTCGACACACGCAGCGCGTATTGCTTACCAGAAACCTTAATCTTGAAGCGGCCATCTTGCGGCACGCGGCGTTCGTCAATTTTTAGGTTTGACAGGATTTTGATACGACTAACCAGTGCACCTTGGACATTGCGCGGCAATTTATTCACTTCCTTGAGCACACCATCAATTCGGTAACGAACTTGGACGAAATCCTCGCGCGGCTCAATGTGGATGTCTGAGGCACCCGACTTGATAGCATATTCCAGCAGCAAATTAACCGTCTGGGCGATCGGCGAATTCTCAGAAATTTCCTCCTCAGAAACATTTTGTGACTCTGATTCAGCACCACTCTGAATTGACACCACCTCGTCCAGCTCATCGGTAATATTACCGCGATAATTTTCCAGGCAGTCAAGAATGTTGTTTTTTGTCGCCAGGAATACCTTGATGTTGTAGCCAATCTCTTTCTGGATGAAGTTCAGTGCCTGTACATCATCCGGGTCTTCCATCGCCAGACTCAAGACGCCGTTATCATCAACCGCAAACAATACGACATTGTACTGACGAGCGATGTGCTCGGGGATACGCTTGAGAACGTCGTCAGGAATATCCTTTGGCTCAATGGTCACAAACGGCACATTGATATATTCACCAATTTTTTGCCCGAGCTGCGCCTCACTCAGAACCCTGTGCTCCAAGATAATCGTCTGCAATGAATGGTGCGTACGTTCCGCCTCCATTTTTAACTCAGCCAGCTGTGACTCAGAAATTACCTCACCCTGGCGCAAAATCTTCTCAATACTACTGTCAGAAATGCGCATAATTACCCTTATGCTTGAGTATAGCGCATATCGTATGGGAGTTCAATGAGAAATATTAGCGATTATCGCCCTGCCCATGCAGCTGCTGGCGGGCTTGGCGACTGGCCAGTTTTTGGTTGTTCATCTGGGCAACTTCCTCGAGGCTAGAGCCGAGCAGGTGCGCCACCGTATTGACATACCATAGCACGTCGCCTAATTCTTTGAGAATTTCTGTGCGGTCATCGTCTGTCAGTATTCCCTGCTTGTCGCGAACCAGCTTTTTGAACTTTTCAGCCACTTCGCCCGATTCGCCAACCAGTCCAAGCACTTGCGCCATCAGTCGCGCATCAACCTCCCCATATTCATGCGTACCAATCAGTGTCGCGATGGCTTTCTTGGCGTACTCATCAATTGTCATAGTTTCTCCTTTCAATTACCTCATTTAATTCTGCCACAAATTCCTCAAAAAAGAACGGGTCGTGAAAGAACGTCCGTGCTACGATTTGCTCAACCGCTGGTGCTAAGTCATAATCCGCCAATCGATGCGGACGGGCCCACACCAATTCTCTGCCCGCCACGACCTCATCAGTCTCACCATAAAACACGTGCGCCAACGTTGATGATAATATTTCCTTCCCCACAAGGACACGAATATAGCAATCACCCGCGTGTGTCAGCGGCAGCTTGTCCACCGCTAATTTCTCGCGTACCTCCCGCTGAGCGGCGCTGAGTACCGACTCGTCATCAATGTGTAGCTTGCCATAGGGCAGTGTCCAGGTGTCGACATGCGGCTGCTTAGTGCGCCGTTGGAGCAACACATCGCCATTGGCATTTTGGACGACAATCATAGTAATAATTTTTGGTTGGGTACGAATTTTGAGCGATTTAATACTAACTCTATCGACATACGACAACCCCTCCCGCCCGAGACAGTATCCATCATCCGTCTTGATGACGAATCCTCGCTTCTTCAATATATTTAAGTGGTAGGTATAGAGATTAGTATCGACTTTTGGCGGCCGCATATCCCGAAACCGTGCATATTTTATATGCATCAACACACCAAGAATATGCTTCTGAATATGATGCTCGGGGATAAATTGGTCAATCATAGTTGAGTCAAATTATACTTGCTAGAATTATACTTGGCAAGTAAATACAATTGATGAGTGATATAATTATCTTATTATCAAGGAGGAAATATGGCTCACGATGCAGAACAAGCTCAAGCTGGGGTGGATAATATCAAACCTGTGGAATTGCTAGAGACGCTACGCCAAAAGAAATATCCATCAGTAGAGTTGTTGAATGGTCAGGCCCTCGACACACTTCTGTGTGATATGGAGCGATGGTCACTGCTTCTGAAAATGTCAAATCTGGCAATTGAATCCTCTTGCTTAGTGGATAACTTTTCAGGCGTTGAACGCATACCTCGACGAAAAAACGGAGATCGTGAAACGGATGTAGAGCATAGTCTTCTACTAGCAACGCTAGCTCCAAATCTAGCACAAATGCTCTACCCTGATCTTGATATAGATCGTATCCGCCACTACAGCCTTGTTCACGACATGATAGAGATTGAGGTCGGTGATGTCGCAACGTTTAACCTATCACCAGACGAACAGGCCGAGAAAGAACGTCGCGAACAGATAGCCTTAGAAAAATTACTAAAGGAACTACCGCCACTTGAAGCCGAAGCGTTAGAGTCATATGAGAAGCAGGGTACACCAGAGGCTCGTTTTGTCCGCCTCGTTGACAAACTTCTTCCGGCTGTGGTTGACATCACTGGTCAGGGTACTCGAGTTGTCGAAGAAGACTTCGGCGTCGCAAGTATCGACGACCTTCGTAGTTCCCACGATAAACTAGCCATTAAGTGGCGAGACATGTTCCATAACGAATTCCCTGAACTTGAACAACTCTACGCTGTCCTTGCCTATCTTTTTGAAAATAAGTATGAACAAGAACGTCAGGAGCAAAAAGAAACTCACATACCGGAACGACCAAACCAACTGAAAGAAGTCGAAAGAAAGTGGCTCATCGACCCAGATAATCTTCCTGATGATCTAGAGAACTATCCTCATGCTGATCTTAAGCAAGGATATTTAGCAGTTAGTGGTGATGGATCCGAAACACGTATTCGTAGCTTCGGTGATGGCAAGCGGTTTGAACTGACTGTCAAGACTGCTGGTACAGTTGTGCGCGGCGAGCAAAACATTAAGATAACTGACGAGATGTTCAAGGCACTCTGGCCGCAGACCAAAGGCAATCGCGTTGAAAAAACTAGATACTACATACCCTTTACTGACAGTAACAATAACCAGCACACGATTGAGCTTGATGTGTATGCGGGACATTTATCAGGACTAGTCACAGCAGAGATTGAATTCAGCGGTCGCGAAACGGATGCATCGGTTCGTGCGGATGCCTTCACGCCGCCAGGGTGGTTTGGTGATGATGTCAGCGAAGACAAGCGATATAAAAACCGTTCCCTCGCCTCAATGCAACATGGTTTCATGAAGCTCGGCTAACGGATTTCCCTGCTCGCACAAACCCAATCACCTTCCCCTCGCCAACCCACCGCTGTTCGTAGGTTGTCATGATCCGGGCATCGCTCTCCTTACTAAATCGCTCCGATTCGTGCAGATCAAACATTAGCTCCCGAAGCTGCCAGCCAGCCACCACCAGCTGCTCCAAGCTCCAGCAGAAAAAGTCGTGATCATCATGCTTGAGTAGTAGCTCGCCGCCCTCATCAAGCAACTTTGCGTACTGCGTTAAAAAATGCGGGTGCGTCAAACGCCGACCACTGGAGCGCTGGCGTGGAAACGGATCGGGGAAAGTAACCCACAACTGACTGAGTGATCCAGCCTCACATAACTCACCCAGCTGATCCGCTCGTGCCCGCACAAGCCAGATGTTCGTGAGGCCGCGTCGCTCGGCCTCACGTGCCCCTTTTTGCAATCGATCGGCCTTGACATCAACCGCCAGAAGCCGCTGCTCGGGATGGCGCGCCGCCAGCTCGACACTAAACAGTCCCGTTCCCGCACCGACCTCCAGCACATCAATCGACCGCGGTGTCCACTCATCATACTCAAAACAAAGTGGCGAATTGTTAAATAATGCAAATTTATACTTCTTGCGTCGCCGGGTGATAACGAATTGATTTGGATCGACAAAACTCATACTTTTCATTATACTAAACTCATGATGGATACGCTTATCAAGCAACTGTTAAATTCGTCGCGCTTTGATGAATGGATGACTGAGCATGGACTAGGCTGGCTGGTAAGCGAGCGGATGGTTGAAACAGTCAGTATCGTCATTGGCGCGGTTATCGTTTATTATCTTGGCCGCATCTTCATTACTTGGGCAATTCGCTACGCGATCCACTCCACCGCCAAGCACCGCTCGTGGCACCGCAAAGATATCGAAAAGCGCGAAAATACCCTGACGCAGCTGATTCGTAGTTTTTGGCGCATTACCATCATTGCCTATATCGCCGCCATGGTCGCCAGCAAGTTATTCTACTTTGACTTGTCACCACTGTTTGCCAGCGCCGGCATCATTGGCGTAGCGCTCGGATTTGGTGCACAATCACTTGTCAAAGATTTTCTGGCTGGCATTTTTATCATCGCTGAAAATCAATATCGCGTCGGCGACGTGGTTGACGTCATGGGAGCGAGCGGTACTGTTGAGCGTGTCGGCACCCGGTCAACGGTACTCCGCGATGCTGACGGTAATGTACACTACTTACCAAATGGCACCATCCAGCATGTCATCAACAAAACGATGGGGTATAGCATGTCGCGCTTTACCTTACAGCTTGATCCGAGCAGCGACATTAGCCGCGCCGCTGATATCATCAACGAGACCGGCCAGCAACTGAGCAAGGAAAAATCTTGGGACAAGAAAATCATTGAACCGCCAAAATTTGTCTCCGTCGGCGATATCACCGGCCGCTCGGTCGAATTGATCGTTGCTGGTAAGGTCCAGCCATCAGATCAATGGGCGGTTACCTCAGAGATGCGCCGCCGGCTCCTCAAAGAATTTGAAAAACAAGAAATCGAGCTAGCTGTTATCCCAACGGCGATAACGCATAAAAAGTAATCATAACTCACTCTGACGAACTGTCTTGACCTTGTGTCGTCGCACCACCCGTGCCATTACCGCTACCATTGACGCCCAGCTGATCATCACTCAACACATTGCTAGCAAACGCCCGCGCACCGTCGGCCTTTTTTTCTTCTTGCTTGTATTTTTGCAGGAAATCATTCAATACCTTGCCCGTAACTTCGCCCTGTGCTTCAAACATATCCCGATTATGATCGTTGGAGTTATCAATCTGCGCCCGATACGGCACATAATCCGGTCGGCTTAAATCCACTCGGAAGGCATCTGACGAATAGTATAAGTGCATCGAGATACCAACGAGCACAATCGACACCACAATGACGCTAATTACCATCGTCAGTAATTTGTGTTGCATAGCCAGCTTGGTCAACCGGCAACTAAGTTGCTTGAGCTTATCCACGACCACCTCCGCCCGAAAGCTTCACCTTGAGCTGCTCCACCGCCACGCGGTAATCCGCCGCCAGTTTGCTCATCGTCGTCACCGATTCACTAACCTGTCGACGTGCGTCGCGCGTCTTGATCAGCTGTGCATAAAACTCGCCCGGTTTGTCGGTACAATCTGTCCTGACCAGCGCCGTCAAATTGGACTCATACTCATTGTATTGCTGAGCAAACGCCTTGCGCGCCTCTTCGTAGTCGCGAGCGATTATCACCATTCGCGAGCTGTCAACCTGCGCCAATGCCAAACGGCTATTTAGTTTGGCGATGAGATTAGTCGAGATTGTGTTGTATGCT
Encoded proteins:
- a CDS encoding pilus assembly protein PilM, with protein sequence MANIFYKSKPIIGLDINKAGVRVMSVDMARMTVHGYGAIELDPAKDESDDRAEYLCGKINQMFEKNIVGRLGSNRVVLGLPTTKTYARTFALPIKQENKIEEAVNLEVEQYVPMPLDSLYVDHQIIKRGKENLSVLMCAVPQKIVDEQLAIVESCGIEVAMIEPSINAVARLLERTKEGSLPTVIVDIGPATTDIAILDAAIRVTGGLNIGGNTLTLDIAKKLNVPLETAHQFKVLNGLNTGPRQEKITEALKPSLQRIIGEIQKVIRYYTDRFPDESRLEQVLIVGSGSSVPGLGEYFTGELTLPARVASPWQSLNFNNLAPPAKQLRPRFMTAAGLSLVRAEEIWHD
- a CDS encoding type II secretion system F family protein, which gives rise to MTKFKYIATKNNNQPINGELEASSRASAIQLIQAQGMKLVDLKEAGDEKKGLRFGGGKKSVPTEELVSFTRQLSTMVSAGVPILRSLNSMAQHAESPHFREILNAVSKEIEGGTSFADALSKHPEAFSDVYVNMVRAGETGGILDDILKRLALQQEKNSSMKKKIKSAMTYPMVLIVITIGAFFGLMIFVLPMIGKTIKDLAGEDAELPALTQILMSISQFMVSFWYIIFPLLFGGVYVLLRYIKSPKGKVKFHHFVLKAPIISKIIRKVAVARFTRTFSALIGAGVSVLEALEVTARAVGNTVYQDSLLDAAKRIKNGEVLSRIINEREDLYPPIVGQMLAVGEETGQTDKVLVKVADFYEEEVDAAISGLSSTIEPVMIVFMGGMVGLIAAAVMMPITGLANQIKG
- a CDS encoding type II/IV secretion system protein, with the protein product MRISDSSIEKILRQGEVISESQLAELKMEAERTHHSLQTIILEHRVLSEAQLGQKIGEYINVPFVTIEPKDIPDDVLKRIPEHIARQYNVVLFAVDDNGVLSLAMEDPDDVQALNFIQKEIGYNIKVFLATKNNILDCLENYRGNITDELDEVVSIQSGAESESQNVSEEEISENSPIAQTVNLLLEYAIKSGASDIHIEPREDFVQVRYRIDGVLKEVNKLPRNVQGALVSRIKILSNLKIDERRVPQDGRFKIKVSGKQYALRVSTLPIADGEKIVMRILDESNQAVALDSLGYWGLSLSTLKDAMAQPNGMILVTGPTGSGKSTSLFSVLSELNTPDVNISTIEDPVEYKIPGVNQTQTNAKAGMTFASGLRALLRQDPNIIMVGEIRDGETANLGVQAALTGHLVFSTLHTNNAATCLPRLLDMGIEPFLIASTVKAVIGQRLVRRLCMHCRQQYVPDAGELAYIVQMFNLKQGSMQRLHALEQQAAADKIGGNTPLGSTDVTIQYLWRPNPEGCDECGHNGFKGRVGIYEVLGISIPIQKMITANATSNEIQQQAITEGMVTMQTDGFVKSLRGVTTLEEVLRATREQ
- a CDS encoding NUDIX domain-containing protein produces the protein MIDQFIPEHHIQKHILGVLMHIKYARFRDMRPPKVDTNLYTYHLNILKKRGFVIKTDDGYCLGREGLSYVDRVSIKSLKIRTQPKIITMIVVQNANGDVLLQRRTKQPHVDTWTLPYGKLHIDDESVLSAAQREVREKLAVDKLPLTHAGDCYIRVLVGKEILSSTLAHVFYGETDEVVAGRELVWARPHRLADYDLAPAVEQIVARTFFHDPFFFEEFVAELNEVIERRNYDN
- a CDS encoding HD domain-containing protein codes for the protein MAHDAEQAQAGVDNIKPVELLETLRQKKYPSVELLNGQALDTLLCDMERWSLLLKMSNLAIESSCLVDNFSGVERIPRRKNGDRETDVEHSLLLATLAPNLAQMLYPDLDIDRIRHYSLVHDMIEIEVGDVATFNLSPDEQAEKERREQIALEKLLKELPPLEAEALESYEKQGTPEARFVRLVDKLLPAVVDITGQGTRVVEEDFGVASIDDLRSSHDKLAIKWRDMFHNEFPELEQLYAVLAYLFENKYEQERQEQKETHIPERPNQLKEVERKWLIDPDNLPDDLENYPHADLKQGYLAVSGDGSETRIRSFGDGKRFELTVKTAGTVVRGEQNIKITDEMFKALWPQTKGNRVEKTRYYIPFTDSNNNQHTIELDVYAGHLSGLVTAEIEFSGRETDASVRADAFTPPGWFGDDVSEDKRYKNRSLASMQHGFMKLG
- the trmB gene encoding tRNA (guanosine(46)-N7)-methyltransferase TrmB gives rise to the protein MSFVDPNQFVITRRRKKYKFALFNNSPLCFEYDEWTPRSIDVLEVGAGTGLFSVELAARHPEQRLLAVDVKADRLQKGAREAERRGLTNIWLVRARADQLGELCEAGSLSQLWVTFPDPFPRQRSSGRRLTHPHFLTQYAKLLDEGGELLLKHDDHDFFCWSLEQLVVAGWQLRELMFDLHESERFSKESDARIMTTYEQRWVGEGKVIGFVRAGKSVSRAS
- a CDS encoding mechanosensitive ion channel, whose product is MMDTLIKQLLNSSRFDEWMTEHGLGWLVSERMVETVSIVIGAVIVYYLGRIFITWAIRYAIHSTAKHRSWHRKDIEKRENTLTQLIRSFWRITIIAYIAAMVASKLFYFDLSPLFASAGIIGVALGFGAQSLVKDFLAGIFIIAENQYRVGDVVDVMGASGTVERVGTRSTVLRDADGNVHYLPNGTIQHVINKTMGYSMSRFTLQLDPSSDISRAADIINETGQQLSKEKSWDKKIIEPPKFVSVGDITGRSVELIVAGKVQPSDQWAVTSEMRRRLLKEFEKQEIELAVIPTAITHKK